One Chloroflexota bacterium genomic region harbors:
- a CDS encoding nuclear transport factor 2 family protein, whose translation MTEQSAATLKRTSDASVAVVRQAFDAFESRDPQAAVELIADDVEWHEIGRAEPIIGKEALAARYASAMPGWNITGELHDIVANDDHAIALVTATANVGGRSLTYRVAEIYHIRDGKIAARWAFSDDTSAINAFFADS comes from the coding sequence ATGACCGAACAGTCAGCTGCAACCCTGAAGCGCACCTCCGATGCGTCCGTAGCCGTGGTTCGTCAGGCGTTTGACGCCTTCGAAAGCCGCGACCCGCAAGCGGCAGTCGAATTGATCGCTGATGACGTCGAATGGCACGAGATTGGCCGAGCCGAGCCCATCATCGGCAAGGAGGCGCTTGCCGCTCGCTATGCCTCGGCCATGCCCGGGTGGAACATCACCGGCGAGCTCCATGACATCGTGGCCAACGACGATCACGCCATCGCGCTGGTGACGGCCACCGCAAACGTGGGCGGACGAAGCCTCACGTACCGGGTCGCGGAGATCTATCACATCCGCGACGGAAAGATCGCCGCCCGCTGGGCGTTCTCGGACGACACCTCGGCGATCAACGCGTTCTTCGCCGACAGCTGA